The Yamadazyma tenuis chromosome 2, complete sequence sequence AACCCTCCAAGAAGTACGAATAGTGTACATTCTATCTAAAGTATACACAAGCAAATGACTGGAAGCACCATCAATTGCATAGCAGTTATGTGGCCGACACCAGAGTCAACCTCTGACGCATCTGAGTtgcttgaagatgttgattcTGTGGATGTTGATTCTGTGGATGTCGACTCTGTGGATGTCGACTCTGAATATGTCGATTCTGTGGATGTCGACTCTGATGATGTCGACGACCAAATGTCTGTGGATACTGAACTAGAAGCATCCTCATGGTTATTACCATGGTGCCCGGCCAAGGCCCCAGCACCGAGACCAGATCGGAAACCgcctcttcttctcccCGAGGAACGAAAACGCTCAGTCAcagaattgttcaaagtttgGTTGAAGTCGAGGATAGCACCATTGGCAATAGCGAAATATAAAAAGTAGGCAGGTTTCATACACGTAAAGAGGCTTGACCCAGGACTCCTTATCGTTCTTATACTGCTTTCAAGGGGGCTGAAGGTGTGTTGACGTGACTATTCAAGTGTCACGGTTGAGATCATCAACGCTGACAAACGAGGCTTGAGATCTCAAGCCCGAGACTACATACAGGCGCGGGTGCACCCACCGGCAATAATTAACGAGCAGGTCACAGAGCACCCTTTTGACATAGGGGAGCCTACGTAGGCTACCCCACGTGAAATATTGTTCCCCCACTACGAGATATCGGGTTTCCATATATTTGCATCTATTTGAAAAAAGTATCAGGAATTGGCCGTTTCTCAGGAACACCGACGTAGCCATTAGCCTCCTTCAATCTGAACTGAACCACtgtcaataacttgaagagaagatcCAAAATCGGAGTTTCCACCTTCAATTTTCTAGCCGTGTCCAATAAGTTGCCCAAGATAGCTTCCAATTCAATAGGGTTTCCTTTTTTGACGTCGACTCTCATGGACGGCTCGAAGTAGTCACCGTCATCGGCATGACATACTACATTGATCACATCGTCCGGGAGTTCAACACCATCGGCTTTGGCTACTCTAATTACCTCTTTCATAGCCGGTATGGCAATTGCTTCTAATCCGCCAGCAGCCTCAAGCCTTCCAGTATCAACGCCAGTAAGTGCACAGGTGGTGTTCAAACACGCATTATACACTAACTTCCGGTACCGGTACCACTTGGCACTGGCAAAATACACGCATTTGTTTATGTTGTTGGAGTACATCTCGATAAACCGGTTTGCAGCCGCGACCTGCGAATCGGCATCCACATTTGGATTTTCAAAAGCACTAATAACCAAGTGGTCACTTTGCATTTGGTGTATGTGGCCATTACGATTGTGCGAGCCGATGTGGCTGACACCCGAAAGCACAATATTTTGGGGGAATTTGGCAAATAGTGGCTTCTCGATTCCAAACCCATTTtgcaccaacaccaccaccgagtGGGCACTCACTACTGGAGCTATTAACTCTTCAACCGGTACGATATCCTGGaggtttttggtggaaacaGCAATATAGTCAAACTTTATACCCGATTTTGACGCTTCTTCGACGGAAGCAAAAACATTTTCGGGTTTCCACCCGTCTACCTTACCGTAGTCCACAGAATCGATGTGGTATCCGTGTTTTCTGACGGTTTCGTAGTCTCGTCTCACCACAATGGATACATTAGCAGTGTGGTTATAATTTATGGTAAAGGCAGCTATACAACCTACTCCAC is a genomic window containing:
- a CDS encoding uncharacterized protein (COG:E; EggNog:ENOG503NY1I), coding for MATKPEFLLIGPGGVGCIAAFTINYNHTANVSIVVRRDYETVRKHGYHIDSVDYGKVDGWKPENVFASVEEASKSGIKFDYIAVSTKNLQDIVPVEELIAPVVSAHSVVVLVQNGFGIEKPLFAKFPQNIVLSGVSHIGSHNRNGHIHQMQSDHLVISAFENPNVDADSQVAAANRFIEMYSNNINKCVYFASAKWYRYRKLVYNACLNTTCALTGVDTGRLEAAGGLEAIAIPAMKEVIRVAKADGVELPDDVINVVCHADDGDYFEPSMRVDVKKGNPIELEAILGNLLDTARKLKVETPILDLLFKLLTVVQFRLKEANGYVGVPEKRPIPDTFFK